From the genome of Sus scrofa mitochondrion, complete genome:
TTTTAATCGGAAGCATTTTCGCTGGCTTTATCATCTCCAACAACATCCCACCAATAACAGTACCAAACACAACAATACCCCTTTACATAAAAATAACAGCCCTAATCGTAACCATCATAGGATTCATACTAGCCCTAGAGCTAAACAACACAACCTACTACCTGAAATTTAAATACCCCTCACAAACATACAAATTTTCCAACATACTAGGATATTATCCCTCCATCATACACCGCCTACCAACATACCACAACCTATCTATAAGCCAAAAATCCGCATCATCATTACTAGACTTAATTTGACTAGAAACTATTCTACCAAAAACAACCTCTTTCATCCAAATAAAAATATCAATCATAGTATCAAATCAAAAAGGCCTAATCAAACTATACTTTCTCTCCTTCCTAATCACTATTATAATCAGCATAACACTATTTAATTACCACGAGTAATCTCTATAATAACAACAACTCCAATAAGCAATGATCAACCAGTAACAATAACTAATCAAGTACCATAACTATATAAAGCAGCAATCCCCATAGCTTCCTCACTAAAAAACCCCGAATCACCCGTATCATAAATTACTCAATCCCCAAGCCCATTAAACTTAAAGATAATTTCTACTTCCTCTTCCTTCAACGCATAATAAACCATACAAAACTCCATTATTAAACCAGAAACAAATGCTCCAAAAACAGTCTTATTAGAAACTCAAACCTCAGGATACATCTCAGTAGCCATAGCAGTAGTATAACCAAAAACCACCAACATACCCCCCAAATAAATCAAAAACACCATTAAACCTAAAAAAGACCCACCAAAATTCAATACAATACCACAACCAACTCCACCACTTACAATCAACCCAAGTCCACCATAAATAGGAGAGGGCTTAGAAGAAAAACCAACAAACCCAATAACAAAAATAGTACTTAAAATAAATGCAATATACATTGTCATTATTCTCACATGGAATTTAACCACGACCAATGACATGAAAAATCATCGTTGTACTTCAACTACAAGAACCTTAATATGACCAACATCCGAAAATCACACCCACTAATAAAAATTATCAACAACGCATTCATTGACCTCCCAGCCCCCTCAAACATCTCATCATGATGAAACT
Proteins encoded in this window:
- the ND6 gene encoding NADH dehydrogenase subunit 6; protein product: MTMYIAFILSTIFVIGFVGFSSKPSPIYGGLGLIVSGGVGCGIVLNFGGSFLGLMVFLIYLGGMLVVFGYTTAMATEMYPEVWVSNKTVFGAFVSGLMMEFCMVYYALKEEEVEIIFKFNGLGDWVIYDTGDSGFFSEEAMGIAALYSYGTWLVIVTGWSLLIGVVVIMEITRGN